One Thioclava electrotropha DNA segment encodes these proteins:
- a CDS encoding F0F1 ATP synthase subunit B family protein has protein sequence MTLDWWTLGLQTLNAAVLIWLLSRVLWRPIVSAIQARQAEADKQLSDASETARKADEAKAQAEAALDQVGTRKSEMLAQAQTEAEAARKALLDHARAEAADMARTAEAERAARAEEAEKRYAARAADLAQRMAERIGARLSRPALLEAYATDLLAQVAALDTEDRAALGSEKLMLRISEATEAGYGEAFADRLGKTLGEEIRPAIKTDAELICGLALETKHLHLESSWAADLARMRKEVANDTQ, from the coding sequence ATGACACTGGACTGGTGGACGCTCGGGCTGCAGACGCTCAATGCGGCGGTGCTGATCTGGCTTCTGAGCCGGGTGCTTTGGCGCCCGATCGTGAGTGCCATTCAGGCGCGTCAGGCCGAAGCGGACAAGCAATTGAGCGACGCGAGCGAGACCGCGCGCAAGGCCGATGAGGCGAAGGCGCAGGCCGAGGCGGCGCTGGACCAGGTCGGCACGCGTAAGTCCGAGATGCTCGCGCAGGCCCAGACCGAGGCCGAAGCCGCGCGCAAGGCGCTTCTGGACCATGCCCGCGCAGAGGCCGCCGATATGGCCCGCACCGCAGAGGCCGAACGCGCTGCCCGCGCAGAGGAGGCCGAGAAGCGCTATGCCGCGCGCGCCGCCGATCTGGCGCAGCGCATGGCCGAGCGCATCGGCGCGCGCCTGTCGCGGCCCGCATTGCTCGAAGCCTATGCGACGGATCTTCTGGCGCAGGTCGCGGCCCTCGACACGGAGGATCGCGCGGCACTCGGCTCGGAGAAACTCATGCTGCGGATCAGCGAGGCGACAGAGGCCGGTTACGGAGAGGCCTTCGCCGACCGCCTCGGGAAGACCTTGGGCGAAGAGATCCGCCCCGCGATCAAAACGGATGCGGAGCTGATCTGCGGCCTCGCGCTGGAGACCAAGCACCTGCACCTCGAAAGCTCATGGGCCGCCGATCTCGCCCGGATGCGCAAGGAGGTGGCCAATGACACCCAATGA
- a CDS encoding F0F1 ATP synthase subunit C has product MEYIEVASVISAAAAVAFGALGPALGEGRSVAAAMDAIARQPEAANAISRTLFVGLAMIETTAIYCLVIALLLLFANPFIG; this is encoded by the coding sequence ATGGAATATATTGAAGTGGCGAGCGTCATCTCGGCCGCCGCGGCGGTTGCCTTCGGGGCGCTTGGTCCCGCGCTTGGCGAGGGGCGCTCGGTCGCGGCTGCAATGGACGCGATCGCCCGTCAGCCCGAGGCCGCGAACGCGATCTCGCGCACGCTCTTCGTCGGGCTCGCGATGATCGAGACGACGGCGATCTACTGCCTCGTGATCGCGCTTCTGCTGCTGTTCGCCAACCCGTTCATCGGCTGA
- a CDS encoding F0F1 ATP synthase subunit A — MNSPLETTVLFWIGPVPITQPVVTTWVLMVVIVAGCYALTRNLSLKPGRRQAALELLVTVLDTQIRETMSVAPDRYRTFLGGLFLFILIANWSSLIPGVEPPTANLETDAALALLVFVAVIVYGIRAGGVRGYLRSFAMPTPLMIPLNLVETLTRSFSLLIRLFGNIMSGVFVIGIVLSLAGLFVPIPFMALDLLTGLVQAYIFTVLAMVFIAAAVAESQTSHGSGKD; from the coding sequence ATGAATTCGCCGCTGGAGACCACCGTCCTGTTCTGGATCGGCCCCGTGCCGATCACGCAACCCGTCGTCACGACATGGGTGCTGATGGTGGTGATCGTGGCCGGATGCTACGCGCTGACCCGGAACCTGAGCCTCAAGCCCGGGCGACGCCAAGCGGCGCTGGAACTGCTGGTGACGGTGCTCGACACCCAGATCCGCGAGACGATGAGCGTCGCGCCCGACCGCTACCGCACCTTCCTCGGCGGGCTGTTCCTGTTCATCCTGATCGCGAACTGGTCCTCGCTGATCCCGGGCGTTGAGCCGCCGACCGCCAACCTCGAAACCGACGCGGCCCTTGCGCTGCTCGTCTTCGTAGCGGTGATCGTCTACGGCATCCGCGCGGGCGGCGTGCGTGGCTACCTGCGCAGCTTTGCGATGCCGACGCCGCTGATGATCCCGCTGAACCTCGTCGAGACGCTGACGCGCAGCTTTTCGCTGCTGATCCGCCTGTTCGGCAATATCATGAGCGGGGTCTTCGTGATCGGGATCGTGCTCTCGCTTGCGGGGCTGTTCGTGCCGATCCCCTTCATGGCGCTCGATCTGCTGACCGGCCTTGTCCAAGCCTACATCTTTACCGTCCTCGCCATGGTCTTCATCGCGGCGGCAGTGGCGGAATCCCAAACCTCCCACGGATCCGGAAAGGACTGA
- a CDS encoding N-ATPase subunit AtpR has translation MSGVEFLFGAGALILGIGVGLVHFALLRAGTDAMLLESKALKAIVLTVLRFGLTIGILVGCARLGAVPLLAAALGIGIGRMLTLRRARSA, from the coding sequence ATGAGTGGGGTTGAGTTTCTTTTTGGCGCAGGCGCGCTGATCCTCGGCATCGGCGTCGGCCTCGTGCATTTCGCCCTGCTGCGGGCGGGCACGGATGCGATGCTCCTCGAAAGCAAGGCGCTGAAGGCGATCGTGCTGACCGTGCTGCGTTTCGGGCTGACGATCGGGATTCTCGTGGGCTGCGCGCGTCTTGGTGCCGTGCCGCTGCTGGCGGCGGCGCTCGGGATCGGCATCGGGCGGATGCTCACCCTGCGCCGCGCGAGGTCTGCATGA
- a CDS encoding AtpZ/AtpI family protein gives MTHPPEDREQTEEPMESAARRHAARIEKAREEGDIPLARRLGQIGVLGWIVVLPMLAGAAGGRWIDRSAQSGIFWTAALMMVGLVVGCWLGWRWVQQQ, from the coding sequence ATGACCCACCCGCCGGAAGACCGGGAACAGACGGAGGAGCCGATGGAGAGCGCCGCGCGCCGCCACGCCGCCCGGATCGAGAAAGCCCGAGAGGAGGGTGACATCCCACTGGCAAGACGGCTGGGCCAAATCGGTGTGCTCGGATGGATCGTCGTGCTGCCGATGCTCGCGGGGGCTGCGGGCGGCAGATGGATCGACCGGAGCGCCCAGTCGGGCATCTTCTGGACCGCCGCGCTGATGATGGTGGGGCTTGTCGTGGGGTGCTGGCTGGGCTGGCGCTGGGTGCAGCAGCAATGA
- a CDS encoding F0F1 ATP synthase subunit epsilon: MRLTIATPLEIVVDAKDVTAIRAEDESGGFGILPGHAEFLTSLSISVISWVVEGQRHYCAVKGGVLMVENGSDVSVSTRAAVTGDLPELGDTILKRFQAEDDAAKTKQADSTRLHLLAIRQLVASLDGAQARKDWI; encoded by the coding sequence ATGAGGCTCACCATCGCCACGCCCCTCGAAATCGTCGTCGATGCCAAGGACGTCACCGCGATCCGCGCCGAGGACGAGAGCGGCGGCTTCGGCATCCTGCCCGGCCATGCCGAGTTCCTCACCAGCCTCAGCATCTCGGTCATCTCCTGGGTGGTCGAGGGCCAACGGCACTATTGCGCGGTGAAGGGCGGTGTTCTTATGGTCGAGAATGGAAGCGATGTCTCGGTCTCGACCCGCGCCGCAGTGACCGGCGACCTGCCCGAGCTGGGCGACACGATCCTGAAGCGGTTTCAGGCCGAGGATGACGCCGCGAAGACCAAACAGGCCGACTCCACCCGGCTGCATCTGCTCGCGATCCGGCAGCTGGTGGCGAGCCTCGACGGCGCGCAGGCTCGGAAGGATTGGATATGA
- the atpD gene encoding F0F1 ATP synthase subunit beta — protein MSTTEGRIIAVRGPVIDASFDGPLPPIHSILTLTDDDMPGSFEVHGHLDAHRVRAIALQSTLGLSRGRKLRATGKPLEVPVGEAVLGRLMDVTGAMRDGGDPLPKSTPRRPIHGTPPRLSGSGAVTAFETGIKVIDLMLPLARGGKAAMFGGAGVGKTVLVMELINTMVEKYQGIAIFAGVGERSREGHEMLADMTESGVLARTALVYGQMNEPPGARWRVPLTAVSIAEDFRDRDHRNVLLMMDNVFRFVQAGSEVSGLLGRLPSRVGYQPTLASEVAELEERIASAAGASVTAIQAVYVPADDFTDPAVTAISGHMDSSIVLSRQLASEGIYPAIDPLASSSQLLDPEIVGADHFQLAGEARALLARFRELQDIIALLGVEELGAADRLAVRRARKLQRFLTQPFVVTEAFTGQTGRSVPLADTLEGCRAILAGEADDWSDQSLYMIGGIDEARQREEAAA, from the coding sequence ATGAGCACGACGGAAGGGCGGATCATCGCGGTGCGCGGGCCGGTCATCGACGCAAGTTTCGATGGCCCGCTGCCGCCGATCCATTCGATCCTGACGCTGACGGACGACGACATGCCGGGCAGCTTCGAGGTGCATGGTCATCTCGACGCGCATCGGGTGCGCGCCATCGCGCTGCAATCGACGCTCGGGCTGTCGCGCGGGCGCAAGCTGCGCGCCACGGGCAAGCCGCTGGAAGTGCCGGTCGGCGAGGCCGTTCTGGGGCGGCTGATGGATGTGACGGGGGCGATGCGCGACGGCGGCGATCCCCTGCCCAAGAGCACACCTCGCCGCCCGATCCACGGCACGCCGCCGCGCCTGTCGGGCAGCGGCGCGGTCACTGCCTTCGAGACCGGGATCAAGGTAATCGACCTGATGCTGCCGCTGGCGCGCGGCGGCAAGGCCGCGATGTTCGGCGGTGCGGGCGTGGGCAAGACGGTGCTGGTGATGGAGCTCATCAACACGATGGTCGAGAAATATCAGGGCATCGCGATCTTCGCGGGCGTGGGGGAGCGCTCGCGCGAGGGCCATGAGATGCTCGCCGACATGACCGAGTCCGGGGTGCTCGCGCGCACCGCGCTGGTCTATGGCCAGATGAACGAGCCGCCCGGCGCGCGTTGGCGGGTGCCGCTGACCGCCGTCTCCATCGCCGAGGATTTCCGCGACCGCGATCACCGCAATGTCCTTCTGATGATGGATAACGTCTTCCGCTTCGTGCAGGCGGGCAGCGAGGTCTCGGGGCTTCTGGGTCGCCTGCCCTCGCGCGTGGGCTATCAGCCCACCCTCGCGTCTGAAGTCGCCGAACTGGAGGAGCGCATCGCCTCCGCCGCCGGGGCGTCGGTCACGGCAATTCAGGCGGTCTACGTCCCGGCGGATGATTTCACCGATCCGGCAGTCACCGCGATTTCGGGGCATATGGACAGCTCCATCGTGCTGTCGCGTCAGCTGGCCTCTGAGGGGATTTACCCCGCGATCGACCCGCTCGCCTCGTCCTCGCAACTGCTCGACCCCGAGATCGTCGGGGCGGACCATTTCCAGCTGGCGGGCGAAGCGCGGGCGCTGTTGGCGCGGTTCCGCGAATTGCAGGACATCATCGCGCTTCTCGGCGTCGAGGAGCTCGGCGCGGCCGACCGGCTGGCGGTGCGCCGCGCGCGCAAGCTGCAACGCTTCCTCACCCAGCCCTTTGTCGTGACCGAGGCCTTTACCGGCCAGACCGGGCGCTCGGTGCCGCTGGCCGATACGCTAGAGGGCTGCCGCGCGATCCTCGCAGGCGAGGCGGACGACTGGTCGGATCAGTCGCTCTACATGATCGGCGGGATCGACGAGGCCCGCCAGCGAGAGGAGGCCGCGGCATGA
- a CDS encoding SDR family NAD(P)-dependent oxidoreductase — MTRDFEGKSAIVTGAGSGIGAAIAKELAARGASVLLADQNADAAKSVTEEIRKAGGTAEPMAVDVTSATEVEAMVEKAVATFGKLDLAVNNAGIGGPQVPFGEYPLDGWKQVIDVNLNGVFYGMRFAIAAMLKSGGGAIVNMSSILGSVAFPSACAYVAAKHALLGLTRAAAIDHAAQGIRVNAVGPAFIETPLLSGLAPEVKDSLVALHPAGRLGTPEEVAALTCFLLSDAASFVNGSYHLVDGGYTSR, encoded by the coding sequence ATGACACGGGATTTCGAAGGTAAATCAGCTATCGTTACGGGCGCGGGATCGGGGATCGGCGCGGCAATCGCCAAGGAATTGGCGGCGCGCGGGGCCTCGGTCTTGTTGGCCGATCAGAACGCGGACGCGGCCAAGTCCGTGACCGAGGAAATCCGCAAGGCCGGCGGCACCGCCGAGCCGATGGCGGTCGATGTCACCTCGGCCACGGAGGTCGAAGCGATGGTCGAGAAGGCCGTCGCGACCTTCGGCAAGCTGGATCTTGCCGTGAACAATGCGGGCATCGGCGGACCGCAGGTGCCGTTCGGGGAGTATCCGCTCGACGGCTGGAAACAGGTGATCGACGTCAACCTGAACGGGGTGTTCTACGGGATGCGCTTCGCGATCGCCGCGATGCTGAAATCGGGCGGCGGCGCGATCGTGAACATGTCCTCGATCCTCGGCTCGGTCGCGTTCCCGAGCGCCTGCGCCTATGTCGCGGCGAAACATGCGCTTCTGGGGCTGACGCGGGCGGCGGCGATCGATCACGCAGCACAGGGCATCCGCGTCAATGCGGTCGGCCCCGCCTTCATCGAGACGCCGCTTCTGTCGGGGCTGGCGCCCGAGGTGAAGGACTCGCTGGTCGCGCTGCATCCCGCCGGACGGCTCGGCACGCCCGAGGAGGTCGCGGCGCTGACCTGCTTCCTGCTGTCGGATGCCGCGAGTTTCGTGAATGGCAGCTATCACCTCGTCGACGGCGGATATACCTCGCGATGA
- the gndA gene encoding NADP-dependent phosphogluconate dehydrogenase, which translates to MAQSQIGLIGLGTMGGMLALNIAEKGFDISVFNRTTSVTKSFHENAGELASKITPCENLEDLVASIAKPRAIILMVPAGDPVDQQIAALRAHLDADDLIIDAGNANFHDTERRAEEAAKAGPRFLGIGVSGGEEGARHGPAIMGGGEQQDWDRVAPILNAIAAKFDGTPCAGFMGKGGSGHFVKAVHNGIEYADMQMIAETYGVMRDGMGLNSQACGDIFAKWDEGALKSYLIEISGKVARATDPESGEPMLDIILDRAGQKGTGRWTVIEAQHLAAPVPVIEAAVMARNLSSRLDARKQGEDMFGAAPEALPEGALSAEDLENALIAGKILCYAQGFELLRSANAPFDWDLPLPDIALVWRDGCIIRSAMLDDMASALSESPDRNLMYAPYFADLLKAHHGALRKVVSIAAAHGLAVPALSMALSYFDTMRTARGTANMIQGQRDFFGAHGFERTDREGTDFHGPWAM; encoded by the coding sequence TTGGCACAATCGCAAATCGGGCTGATCGGCCTTGGCACCATGGGCGGCATGCTCGCCCTTAATATCGCGGAAAAAGGCTTTGACATTTCGGTGTTCAACCGCACCACCAGCGTCACCAAGTCCTTCCATGAAAACGCGGGCGAACTGGCGTCGAAGATCACGCCCTGCGAAAATCTCGAAGACCTCGTGGCCTCGATCGCGAAACCCCGCGCGATCATCCTGATGGTCCCCGCAGGCGACCCGGTCGATCAGCAGATCGCGGCGCTGCGCGCCCATCTCGACGCGGACGATCTGATCATCGACGCGGGCAATGCGAATTTCCACGACACCGAGCGCCGCGCGGAAGAAGCAGCGAAGGCAGGGCCCCGTTTCCTCGGCATCGGCGTCTCCGGCGGTGAAGAAGGCGCGCGCCACGGACCCGCGATCATGGGCGGCGGCGAGCAGCAGGACTGGGACCGCGTGGCTCCGATCCTCAATGCGATCGCGGCGAAATTCGACGGCACGCCCTGCGCAGGCTTCATGGGTAAGGGCGGCTCGGGGCATTTTGTCAAAGCCGTGCATAACGGCATCGAATATGCCGATATGCAGATGATCGCCGAGACCTACGGCGTGATGCGCGACGGCATGGGGCTGAATTCGCAGGCCTGCGGCGATATCTTCGCGAAATGGGACGAAGGCGCGCTGAAATCCTATCTGATCGAGATTTCCGGCAAGGTCGCCCGCGCCACCGATCCCGAGAGCGGGGAGCCGATGCTCGACATCATCCTCGACCGCGCAGGCCAGAAAGGCACCGGCCGCTGGACCGTGATCGAGGCGCAGCATCTGGCCGCCCCCGTGCCGGTGATCGAAGCGGCGGTGATGGCGCGCAACCTGTCGTCGCGGCTCGACGCGCGCAAGCAGGGCGAGGATATGTTCGGCGCGGCCCCCGAGGCGCTGCCCGAGGGCGCACTGAGCGCGGAGGATCTGGAGAACGCGCTGATCGCGGGCAAGATCCTGTGCTATGCGCAAGGCTTCGAGCTGCTGCGCTCGGCCAATGCGCCCTTCGACTGGGATCTGCCGCTGCCCGACATCGCGCTGGTCTGGCGCGACGGCTGCATCATCCGCTCGGCGATGCTCGACGATATGGCGAGCGCGCTGAGCGAGTCGCCCGATCGCAACCTGATGTATGCGCCCTATTTCGCGGATCTGCTGAAGGCGCATCACGGCGCGCTGCGCAAGGTCGTCAGCATCGCCGCAGCCCACGGGCTGGCGGTTCCGGCCCTGTCGATGGCGCTGAGCTATTTCGACACGATGCGCACCGCGCGTGGCACCGCGAACATGATCCAGGGCCAGCGCGATTTCTTCGGTGCGCATGGGTTCGAGCGCACCGACCGCGAGGGCACCGACTTCCACGGCCCCTGGGCGATGTAA
- the efeU gene encoding iron uptake transporter permease EfeU has product MLATFIIGLREGLEAALIVGIIAAFLRARGERLTEMWLGVAAAVALAVGVGAGLALVEAALPHSAQEKLECVIAAVAVVFVTLMVLWMTRHAAGLKGQIERDADAALGRGSRVALAAMAFLAVLREGFETAVFLLATISGAQTGHWAGLGAAFGLAASVVLGWAIAQGGMRLNLGRFFRWTGVFLILVAAGLVLQTLRSAHEAGWLLAGQQRIADLSWLVAPGTVRSALITGVLGIPADPRLIEVLGWIAYLIPVAALTYWPRALRPDSRTAQWLRGGLAVAFAALAVGIAALWPQPQVTLPDHAPRVLESDVDTSAGPDLRLQGQVLEMGATRVDLTGAEATPERHLGLPSLHREVQTQTEIAGAPGQIDLATLAQLAGGRLPVGVSPARNPGPFVAEWTRLEQVTVWTAGDALLDAQGRSAVTLRLSGGGLTTPRTLRVDMAPGGMATGAWVMAPAAAQGAADALRSVRRARIEHQFWARELPVILFLIALALAASALARARPAPFFPARSL; this is encoded by the coding sequence ATGTTGGCAACATTCATCATCGGCCTGCGCGAAGGGCTCGAGGCGGCGCTGATCGTCGGGATCATCGCGGCCTTCCTTCGCGCCCGGGGCGAGCGTTTGACCGAGATGTGGCTTGGCGTCGCTGCCGCCGTGGCGCTGGCCGTCGGCGTCGGCGCGGGGCTCGCGCTGGTCGAGGCCGCGCTTCCGCATAGCGCGCAGGAAAAGCTCGAATGCGTGATCGCAGCCGTCGCGGTCGTCTTCGTGACGCTGATGGTGCTCTGGATGACGCGCCACGCGGCGGGCCTGAAGGGCCAGATCGAGCGCGACGCCGATGCGGCGCTGGGGCGGGGGAGCCGGGTCGCACTGGCGGCGATGGCTTTCCTCGCCGTGCTGCGCGAGGGGTTCGAGACCGCCGTCTTCCTGCTTGCCACGATCTCCGGCGCGCAGACCGGGCATTGGGCGGGGCTTGGTGCAGCATTTGGCCTCGCGGCATCGGTCGTGCTTGGCTGGGCGATCGCGCAGGGCGGGATGCGGCTCAATCTGGGGCGCTTCTTCCGCTGGACCGGCGTGTTCCTGATCCTCGTCGCGGCGGGGCTGGTGTTGCAGACGCTGCGCTCCGCCCATGAGGCGGGCTGGTTGCTGGCGGGTCAGCAGCGCATCGCCGATCTGAGCTGGCTCGTGGCTCCCGGCACAGTGCGCTCGGCGCTGATCACCGGCGTTTTGGGCATTCCCGCCGATCCGCGCCTGATCGAGGTGTTGGGCTGGATCGCCTATCTGATCCCGGTTGCGGCGCTGACCTATTGGCCGCGTGCACTGCGTCCCGATTCCCGCACGGCGCAATGGCTGCGCGGTGGGCTGGCGGTCGCCTTCGCGGCATTGGCCGTCGGTATCGCGGCGCTTTGGCCTCAGCCGCAGGTGACGCTGCCCGATCATGCGCCGCGTGTGCTGGAAAGCGATGTCGACACCTCCGCCGGGCCTGACCTGCGCTTGCAGGGACAGGTGCTCGAGATGGGCGCGACCCGCGTCGATCTGACGGGCGCCGAGGCCACGCCGGAGCGGCATCTGGGCCTGCCAAGCCTGCATCGCGAAGTGCAGACCCAAACCGAAATTGCGGGCGCCCCGGGTCAGATCGATCTCGCAACGCTTGCGCAGCTCGCGGGTGGGCGGCTGCCGGTGGGCGTCAGCCCGGCGCGCAATCCCGGGCCTTTCGTCGCCGAATGGACGCGGCTGGAGCAGGTGACCGTCTGGACCGCAGGCGATGCGCTTCTCGACGCGCAGGGCCGTAGCGCGGTGACGCTGCGCCTCTCGGGTGGTGGGCTGACGACGCCGCGCACGTTGCGCGTCGATATGGCCCCCGGTGGCATGGCGACCGGCGCCTGGGTCATGGCCCCCGCCGCCGCGCAAGGCGCTGCCGATGCGCTGCGTTCCGTGCGCCGTGCCCGTATCGAGCATCAGTTCTGGGCCCGAGAGTTGCCCGTGATCCTCTTCCTCATCGCGCTCGCACTGGCGGCCTCCGCGCTCGCCCGTGCGCGCCCCGCACCGTTTTTCCCCGCCAGGTCCCTCTGA
- the efeO gene encoding iron uptake system protein EfeO, producing MNMSSRARRRAIPLLAASAFFAQPALADAPTNNGAAQVAITLTGDNGGACVLDHDSAAAGPITFTVTNESAPAISELELLSDSRILGEKENLAPGLPASSFTVTLDGGDYRIYCPGAAEDTVAFTVTGESKQRAQSAIGDLLDEGTAGYANYVEGMVGAMVTASERLAAKVDEGDVEGAKAAYAQARPFYERIEPDVEGFVLPGTDPTDNSGNLDYLIDMRASNLDPAVGWHGFHAVERDLFESGEITDETKAYAAELVKNVKMLADLSGGIEYRPEDLANGAAALLEEVQSGKISGEEEAYSHIDLVDFAANIEGAHQAFAFLEPGLKRIDPDVAETIAQRFADVQTMLEDYRDPDALGGYKIYDAELRKSDAVKLSRAIQMLQEPLSRIAEKVATAS from the coding sequence ATGAACATGTCGTCCCGCGCGCGCCGCCGCGCCATTCCCCTTCTCGCCGCGTCCGCGTTCTTCGCGCAGCCCGCACTGGCCGATGCGCCCACGAATAACGGCGCCGCGCAGGTCGCGATCACGCTGACCGGCGATAACGGCGGCGCATGCGTACTCGATCACGACAGCGCGGCGGCCGGGCCGATCACCTTCACTGTGACCAATGAATCCGCCCCGGCGATCTCCGAGCTGGAGCTGCTGTCGGACAGCCGCATTCTCGGCGAGAAAGAGAACCTCGCCCCCGGTCTGCCCGCGTCGAGCTTCACCGTCACGCTCGACGGTGGCGACTATCGCATATATTGCCCGGGCGCGGCCGAAGACACCGTGGCCTTCACCGTGACCGGTGAGAGCAAGCAGCGCGCGCAAAGCGCGATCGGCGATCTCTTGGACGAAGGCACCGCAGGCTACGCCAACTACGTCGAAGGCATGGTTGGCGCGATGGTCACGGCAAGCGAACGCCTCGCCGCGAAAGTGGACGAAGGCGACGTGGAGGGCGCGAAGGCGGCCTATGCGCAAGCCCGTCCGTTCTACGAGCGGATCGAACCCGACGTTGAAGGCTTCGTCCTGCCCGGCACCGACCCGACCGACAACTCGGGCAACCTCGATTACCTGATCGACATGCGCGCCTCGAACCTCGACCCGGCGGTCGGCTGGCACGGCTTCCACGCGGTGGAGCGCGACCTGTTCGAGAGTGGAGAAATCACCGACGAGACCAAGGCCTATGCGGCGGAGCTGGTGAAGAACGTCAAGATGCTCGCTGATCTGTCGGGCGGGATCGAGTATCGCCCTGAAGATCTCGCGAACGGCGCTGCAGCCCTTCTGGAAGAGGTGCAAAGCGGCAAGATCAGCGGCGAGGAAGAGGCCTACAGCCATATCGACCTTGTGGACTTCGCGGCCAATATCGAAGGCGCGCATCAGGCCTTCGCCTTCCTCGAGCCGGGGCTGAAGCGGATCGACCCGGACGTGGCCGAGACCATCGCGCAGCGCTTCGCGGATGTGCAGACGATGCTCGAAGACTACCGCGATCCCGACGCTCTGGGCGGCTACAAGATCTACGATGCCGAGCTGCGCAAATCCGACGCGGTGAAGCTGAGCCGCGCGATCCAGATGCTGCAGGAGCCGCTGTCGCGGATCGCCGAAAAAGTCGCCACGGCAAGCTGA
- a CDS encoding Dyp-type peroxidase: MRGQDDKPAGLSRRGLFLGAAALGGTIAAAGQAAETGKVAPDAMPDPDQRRYAFYGTGPQAGIATPPQQHLMAMAFDLTGTDPRALQVLLARWSASIGLMMEGQPVGPAEPDRDTATALETGEALGLGPAGLTVTVGLGPRVFSKEMGLAAKAPPHLRPLVDLPSDALRPEISGGDLSLQACADDPQVAYHAVRILARIAKRTGAATVRWTQLGFGRASAGAGQETPRNLFGYRDGTRNITTPGQFAQHVWVNDGPEWQHGGTYQVMRRIEMHIENWDNAQVSHQNDVFGRHKLTGAPLTGENEFDTPDFKAKNAEGEPVIPTHAHIRLSAHETNDGIRILRRGYNFTGGLNAVGRLDAGLFFISYQNDPAHFEALQRRLGASDLLNEYISHTGSGLFWVPPAAPKGSYIGAPLFAAV, encoded by the coding sequence ATGCGCGGGCAAGACGATAAACCGGCAGGACTGTCGCGGCGTGGGCTGTTTCTGGGCGCGGCAGCGCTTGGCGGCACCATCGCCGCGGCGGGGCAGGCGGCGGAGACCGGCAAGGTTGCGCCCGACGCCATGCCCGACCCGGACCAGAGGCGCTACGCCTTTTACGGCACCGGGCCGCAGGCCGGGATCGCCACGCCGCCGCAGCAGCATCTGATGGCCATGGCCTTCGACCTGACCGGGACCGATCCGCGCGCGCTGCAAGTGCTGCTCGCGCGCTGGTCGGCCTCGATCGGGCTGATGATGGAAGGGCAGCCGGTCGGTCCGGCAGAGCCCGACCGCGACACGGCCACCGCGCTCGAGACCGGCGAGGCGCTTGGGCTTGGCCCGGCGGGTCTGACCGTGACCGTGGGTCTTGGCCCGCGGGTTTTCTCCAAGGAGATGGGGCTGGCGGCGAAAGCCCCGCCGCATCTGCGTCCGCTGGTCGATCTGCCCTCGGACGCGTTGCGCCCCGAGATCAGCGGCGGCGATCTCTCGCTGCAGGCCTGCGCCGACGATCCGCAGGTCGCCTATCACGCGGTGCGCATCCTCGCGCGGATCGCGAAACGCACCGGCGCCGCGACCGTGCGCTGGACCCAGCTTGGCTTCGGGCGCGCCTCGGCTGGGGCCGGGCAGGAGACGCCGCGCAACCTCTTTGGCTATCGCGACGGCACCCGCAACATCACCACGCCCGGGCAGTTCGCGCAGCATGTCTGGGTCAATGACGGTCCCGAATGGCAGCATGGCGGCACCTATCAGGTGATGCGCCGGATCGAGATGCATATCGAGAACTGGGACAACGCGCAGGTCAGCCACCAGAATGACGTCTTCGGGCGGCACAAGCTCACCGGCGCGCCGCTGACCGGAGAGAACGAATTCGACACACCCGATTTCAAGGCGAAGAACGCGGAAGGCGAGCCGGTCATCCCGACGCATGCGCATATCCGTCTGTCAGCGCATGAAACCAATGACGGCATCCGCATCCTGCGGCGCGGCTACAACTTCACCGGCGGGCTGAATGCGGTCGGACGGCTCGATGCGGGGCTGTTCTTTATCAGCTACCAGAACGATCCCGCGCATTTCGAGGCGCTGCAACGGCGGCTCGGCGCGTCGGATCTGCTGAATGAATACATCTCCCACACCGGGTCGGGACTGTTCTGGGTGCCGCCTGCCGCGCCGAAAGGGTCCTATATCGGAGCACCGCTTTTCGCGGCGGTCTAA